One Oceanotoga teriensis DNA segment encodes these proteins:
- a CDS encoding MATE family efflux transporter, producing the protein MTKDNVVKVFFKYTIPTMLGMWSISLASIVDGIFVGKFIDSNALAVINLVVPYVSLLLGLITMFGAGGCVLSGKLLGENKKFQASSIFSRVIQIMFGIGVIFSILVIIFPENAARLLGANQVILEYTVTYIKIYSYFLPIQLLGIGISFFARVNGKPGLTSFALLFSAIMNVFLDWIFVVIMNKGMAGASLATGISQSMTFFILLPSFFSKNSNLRFVMPKGIKKEIFYSMYNGLSELLNETSSGIVAFVFNHVLIQQSGVKGVAAFTIVNYFLYSGGLIAYSVVAAIHGPVSINYGAKNTKRMHDFLKVSILFNIVLGSLIAFILKGFDIHLVNFFLKSSGVEVSKMATIYISIIWYTFFINGINIVVSGYFTSIHKPISSFAFSALRSLILPVSLILIFNTIFKNEYIFYAVPLSELLTLIGIIIYTRFGKKNLG; encoded by the coding sequence GTGACTAAAGACAATGTTGTTAAAGTTTTTTTTAAGTATACAATCCCTACGATGTTGGGAATGTGGTCTATTTCATTAGCTTCTATAGTGGATGGGATATTTGTTGGAAAATTTATAGACTCTAATGCACTTGCAGTTATAAATTTAGTTGTTCCATATGTTTCATTATTATTGGGATTAATAACGATGTTCGGAGCTGGAGGTTGTGTTTTAAGCGGAAAATTATTAGGTGAAAATAAAAAATTTCAAGCTTCATCTATTTTTTCGAGAGTAATTCAAATAATGTTTGGAATAGGTGTTATATTTTCTATTTTGGTTATAATATTTCCAGAAAATGCTGCTAGATTATTAGGTGCAAATCAAGTCATTTTAGAATATACGGTAACATATATAAAAATTTATTCATATTTTTTACCCATACAATTATTAGGAATAGGAATAAGTTTTTTTGCAAGAGTAAATGGTAAACCAGGATTAACTTCTTTTGCTTTATTATTTAGTGCTATTATGAATGTATTTCTTGATTGGATATTTGTTGTTATTATGAATAAAGGAATGGCAGGAGCTTCTTTAGCAACAGGAATTTCTCAATCTATGACATTTTTTATTTTACTACCATCATTTTTTTCTAAAAATAGTAATTTAAGGTTTGTGATGCCTAAAGGAATAAAAAAAGAGATATTTTATTCCATGTATAATGGGCTATCTGAATTATTAAATGAAACATCAAGTGGTATAGTTGCTTTTGTATTTAATCATGTTTTGATTCAACAATCTGGAGTAAAAGGTGTTGCTGCATTTACAATAGTCAATTATTTTTTATACAGTGGAGGACTTATTGCCTATAGTGTTGTTGCAGCTATTCATGGGCCGGTGAGTATTAATTATGGAGCAAAAAATACTAAACGTATGCATGATTTTTTAAAAGTTTCTATATTATTTAATATAGTGTTAGGTTCTTTAATAGCTTTTATTTTGAAAGGCTTTGATATACATTTGGTAAATTTCTTTTTAAAGTCAAGTGGAGTTGAAGTATCAAAAATGGCTACGATATATATAAGTATTATTTGGTATACTTTTTTTATAAATGGTATTAATATTGTAGTTTCAGGTTATTTTACAAGTATACATAAACCCATATCTTCATTCGCTTTTTCAGCTTTGAGATCTCTTATACTTCCAGTTAGTCTAATATTGATTTTTAATACTATTTTTAAAAATGAATATATATTTTATGCAGTTCCTTTATCAGAATTATTAACTTTAATAGGAATCATTATATATACAAGATTTGGAAAAAAGAATTTGGGATAA
- the cas5 gene encoding CRISPR-associated protein Cas5, producing MENKILLLEFKQPNAHYREAKIKQDDYISTYNLPSPTTIAGMISYASDKRFDKELKLSVVGKYKIKRIDFIRGEEGNIISDFEKFIIKELRYNKKNKLENNIDFPELFNYVKSNSKNRVMNFEILQDIELKIFIDSENKEDLQLIKESFENPSKYLSLGRKEDFIFPIKKGEMFVKEIVVNEVYIEDKKQAIKQDLLVKNTYIPVELIKSGKNENKYNDILNRGVYYSIPKKYKDLLEDKKNREMIFGNYIYISNEGAYLKDIKLNIYESENEKILFKWLVGDSDE from the coding sequence ATGGAAAATAAAATTTTGTTATTAGAATTCAAGCAACCTAATGCCCATTACAGAGAAGCTAAAATAAAACAAGATGATTATATATCAACTTATAATTTACCTTCTCCTACTACTATAGCTGGAATGATATCTTATGCAAGTGATAAAAGATTTGATAAAGAGTTAAAATTATCTGTAGTTGGAAAATATAAAATAAAAAGAATTGATTTTATTAGAGGAGAAGAGGGAAATATTATAAGTGATTTTGAAAAATTTATTATAAAAGAATTAAGGTATAATAAAAAAAATAAATTAGAAAATAATATTGATTTTCCAGAATTATTTAATTATGTAAAATCTAATTCAAAAAATAGAGTGATGAATTTTGAAATATTACAAGATATAGAACTAAAAATTTTTATTGATTCTGAAAATAAAGAAGATTTACAGTTAATAAAAGAGAGTTTTGAAAATCCAAGTAAATATTTGAGTTTAGGAAGAAAAGAAGATTTTATATTTCCAATAAAAAAAGGAGAAATGTTTGTAAAAGAAATTGTTGTAAATGAAGTCTATATAGAAGATAAAAAACAAGCTATAAAACAAGATTTATTGGTTAAAAATACTTATATTCCTGTTGAATTAATAAAAAGTGGTAAAAATGAAAATAAATATAATGATATATTAAATAGAGGTGTTTATTATTCTATACCAAAAAAATATAAAGATTTATTAGAAGATAAGAAAAATAGAGAAATGATATTTGGAAATTATATCTATATTTCTAATGAAGGCGCTTATTTAAAAGATATAAAATTAAATATTTATGAGTCAGAAAATGAAAAAATCTTATTTAAGTGGTTAGTTGGTGATAGTGATGAATAG
- a CDS encoding alpha/beta fold hydrolase: protein MDFVTSDGIKLYYERKGNGIPCLYLHGGPGYWSKSFQHYAGKYLEKNFDMIYLDQRGCGRSEYSLSKEYSLEKIINDIEELRIFLGIKEWYIIGHSFGGILAVNYAYYFPNRTIGLILSNVTLCMYYSFMHQINKGSEILGIEKPVIKKDDFKSFVDTFYFILKELLIKGDYFKLQFLEKENKKQLDLIDQSLQSDPNFQQYVFSSKEYFQDFTLLTKNIKKRVLVITGEFDDAIGPEHYLSFKFENIVIHKIKSSHHPYIENQIEFKNIIEDFIHKDYQK, encoded by the coding sequence ATGGATTTTGTTACAAGTGATGGTATAAAATTATATTATGAAAGAAAAGGCAATGGAATTCCATGCCTTTATCTTCATGGTGGGCCAGGTTATTGGAGTAAATCATTTCAACATTATGCAGGTAAATATTTAGAGAAAAATTTTGATATGATATATTTAGATCAAAGAGGTTGTGGGCGTTCGGAATATAGTTTAAGTAAAGAATATTCTTTAGAGAAAATTATCAATGATATTGAAGAGTTAAGAATATTTTTAGGAATTAAAGAATGGTATATAATTGGCCATTCATTTGGAGGCATACTTGCGGTAAATTATGCTTATTATTTTCCAAACAGGACTATAGGATTAATATTATCTAATGTTACATTATGTATGTACTATTCTTTTATGCATCAGATAAATAAAGGTTCAGAAATTTTAGGAATTGAAAAACCAGTAATAAAGAAAGATGATTTCAAGTCATTTGTTGATACATTTTATTTTATTCTTAAAGAATTACTAATAAAAGGGGATTATTTCAAATTACAATTTTTAGAAAAAGAAAATAAAAAACAATTGGATTTAATAGATCAGTCATTACAATCTGATCCGAATTTTCAGCAATATGTATTTTCATCTAAAGAATATTTTCAGGATTTTACACTATTAACAAAAAATATAAAAAAACGAGTATTAGTTATTACAGGTGAATTTGATGATGCTATTGGGCCGGAACATTATCTTTCATTTAAGTTTGAAAATATTGTTATTCATAAAATAAAAAGTAGTCATCATCCTTATATAGAAAATCAAATAGAATTTAAAAATATTATAGAAGATTTTATTCATAAAGATTATCAAAAATAA
- the cas3 gene encoding CRISPR-associated helicase Cas3', with amino-acid sequence MNSIYAKSESQNSNEITLVEHNNDLLNTYEKIKHKIGYKNIQDIIKDYDLEEILLKLFVMHDLGKINIKFQNKIKKNFELLEGKEIRHNILSGAFSKKLLEDIKTNDEILFNVMIKSIMYHHGHFKKYYNLNISDVEKSLYKDIEEAILDNNDYDLSDIEKQLSEVFKKDIKIDENILDYDFMNYFNKDFSNEGNLEVERENDYKLLYIFLKGYVNLVDHLASSKIKDYEYFFSKSNDYIQDKIRKFLAEKSKNKDQIVFNDIQKRVLENLNKNIITKGFTGSGKTVADHLWTNERKIFLVPTKISGENFYLDALKIYGEENVGILHGDINLYNIENKEIETRINLKLSDINLAHNLAKPYIISTIDQILLSLFKYPNYEKLLVNIYNSKITVDEVHLLNPKMFVILILFMDFTSKHFNVKYHLMTATMPKIYQQILESKKIMYSKTEDNYISFDTEFENNIQKNISNDIKKVKIDLIKEEKIKSILSKNKNKKILIVKNTIDESIKTYEKLYKQENFEVDLLHSRFKFEDKQGKYNKLNSIKEKDNKGIIWITTQLVETSLDLDFDILITDLAPIDSLIQRMGRCNRHNTKEYGEVYILENEKMIPYDKNLKDPSLKIIKNKKYKGKELGEKDRNQMLEEYYDEKKVFEYYKTNIEKAVFSIKRIWDIQKESFNYKDLIFNYDPYLNIVDNKMEAEKLFRDNTNINALLEKDFKEINEDFKTFNKKYLFNSIPISTSFYFKAKSIYGIRQDKIFRKNGVFVLDDSIVEYTKEKGLKLLKNKETDNFI; translated from the coding sequence ATGAATAGTATATATGCTAAATCAGAATCACAAAATAGTAATGAAATAACTTTAGTAGAACATAATAATGATTTATTAAATACTTATGAAAAAATAAAACATAAAATAGGTTATAAAAATATACAAGATATAATAAAAGATTATGATTTGGAAGAAATCTTATTGAAATTATTTGTAATGCATGATTTGGGTAAAATTAATATAAAATTTCAAAATAAAATCAAGAAAAATTTTGAATTATTAGAAGGTAAAGAAATTAGACATAATATTTTATCAGGAGCATTTTCAAAAAAATTATTAGAAGATATAAAAACAAATGATGAGATACTTTTTAATGTAATGATAAAAAGTATTATGTATCATCACGGTCATTTCAAAAAATATTATAATTTAAATATTTCTGATGTTGAAAAAAGTTTATATAAAGATATTGAAGAAGCTATTTTAGATAATAATGATTATGATTTATCTGATATTGAAAAGCAATTAAGTGAAGTATTTAAAAAAGATATAAAAATAGATGAAAATATTTTAGATTACGATTTTATGAATTATTTCAATAAAGATTTTTCAAATGAAGGTAATTTAGAAGTTGAAAGAGAAAATGATTATAAATTACTATATATTTTTTTGAAAGGATATGTTAATTTAGTCGATCATTTAGCATCTTCCAAAATAAAAGACTATGAATATTTTTTTAGCAAAAGTAATGATTATATACAAGATAAAATAAGAAAATTTTTAGCAGAAAAAAGCAAAAATAAAGATCAAATTGTCTTTAATGATATTCAAAAAAGAGTTTTAGAAAATTTAAATAAAAATATTATTACTAAAGGATTTACAGGTTCAGGGAAGACAGTAGCAGATCATTTATGGACTAATGAAAGAAAAATATTTTTAGTTCCAACTAAAATTTCAGGAGAAAATTTTTATTTAGATGCATTAAAAATATATGGAGAAGAAAATGTAGGTATACTTCATGGAGACATAAATTTATACAATATAGAAAATAAAGAAATAGAAACAAGAATTAATTTAAAATTAAGTGATATTAATTTAGCTCATAACTTAGCTAAACCATATATAATATCTACAATAGATCAAATTTTATTATCGCTTTTTAAATATCCAAATTATGAAAAATTATTAGTTAATATATATAATTCAAAAATAACAGTTGATGAAGTACATCTTTTAAATCCAAAAATGTTTGTGATTTTAATATTGTTTATGGATTTTACTTCAAAACATTTTAATGTGAAATATCATCTTATGACAGCTACTATGCCAAAAATATATCAACAAATACTTGAAAGCAAAAAAATTATGTATTCAAAAACTGAAGATAATTATATATCCTTTGATACAGAATTTGAAAATAATATACAAAAAAATATTTCGAATGATATAAAGAAAGTAAAAATTGATTTAATTAAAGAAGAAAAAATTAAATCAATATTGTCTAAAAATAAAAATAAAAAAATTTTAATTGTAAAAAATACTATAGATGAATCCATAAAAACTTATGAAAAGTTATATAAACAAGAAAATTTTGAAGTGGATTTATTACATAGTAGATTTAAATTTGAAGATAAGCAAGGAAAATATAATAAATTAAATTCAATTAAAGAAAAAGATAATAAAGGAATTATTTGGATTACTACACAATTAGTGGAAACATCTCTTGATTTAGATTTTGATATACTTATAACTGATTTAGCTCCAATTGATTCTTTGATTCAAAGAATGGGAAGATGCAATAGACATAATACAAAAGAATACGGTGAAGTGTATATATTAGAAAATGAAAAAATGATTCCTTATGATAAAAATTTAAAAGATCCATCATTAAAAATTATTAAAAATAAAAAATATAAAGGAAAAGAATTAGGGGAAAAAGATAGAAATCAAATGCTAGAAGAATATTATGATGAGAAAAAAGTTTTTGAATATTATAAGACAAATATAGAAAAAGCTGTTTTTTCTATAAAAAGAATTTGGGATATACAAAAAGAAAGTTTTAATTATAAAGATCTGATTTTTAATTATGATCCTTATTTAAATATCGTTGATAATAAAATGGAAGCAGAAAAATTATTTAGAGATAATACGAATATAAATGCTTTATTAGAAAAAGATTTTAAAGAAATAAACGAGGATTTTAAAACATTCAATAAAAAATATCTTTTTAATTCTATACCAATAAGTACAAGTTTTTATTTTAAAGCAAAATCTATTTATGGTATAAGACAGGATAAAATATTTAGAAAAAACGGTGTTTTTGTTTTAGATGATTCAATTGTTGAATATACTAAAGAAAAAGGATTAAAATTATTAAAAAATAAAGAAACAGATAATTTTATTTAA